The Streptomyces sp. Je 1-332 genome has a window encoding:
- a CDS encoding sugar phosphate isomerase/epimerase, with protein MTSMKRNGLNGTRRAFLGTSLGLAAAVGTALPARAGDASRCRRIPRGGIGMHLYTMRDALARDFAGTLEQLADIGYATVGVSGRHGNSAADIRRMLDAVDLKAVLEHVAYDTLKGSGLPQALEDLYTLGAKWPVVPSLPGALHTPDGFREAAREFNRIGQASRDAGLGPVLFHNHGTDHVVVDGTSLYDILVTETDPHLVGFELDVYWAAKGGADPATYFVRHRRRFPALHVKDMAPDGGFADVGSGTLDFAAMFAHAHAGGVKQWLVEHDSPTDPFATARNSYAYLAALRY; from the coding sequence ATGACATCCATGAAGAGAAACGGTCTCAACGGGACCAGACGCGCCTTTCTCGGTACGTCGTTGGGGCTCGCGGCAGCGGTCGGTACCGCACTGCCCGCGCGCGCGGGTGACGCGTCACGGTGCCGGCGCATCCCACGCGGGGGCATCGGCATGCATCTCTACACGATGCGTGATGCCCTCGCCCGGGACTTCGCGGGCACACTGGAACAGCTCGCCGACATCGGTTACGCGACGGTGGGCGTGAGCGGCCGGCACGGGAACAGCGCGGCCGACATCCGGCGGATGCTCGACGCGGTGGACCTGAAGGCGGTACTCGAACACGTCGCGTACGACACACTCAAGGGCAGCGGGCTCCCCCAGGCTCTGGAGGATCTGTACACCCTCGGCGCGAAGTGGCCGGTGGTGCCGAGTCTGCCGGGCGCGCTGCACACGCCGGACGGATTCCGGGAAGCGGCACGGGAGTTCAACCGCATCGGGCAGGCGTCACGCGACGCGGGACTCGGCCCGGTGCTGTTCCACAACCACGGCACGGACCATGTGGTGGTGGACGGCACGAGCCTGTACGACATCCTCGTCACCGAGACCGACCCGCATCTGGTCGGCTTCGAACTGGACGTGTACTGGGCGGCGAAGGGCGGCGCGGATCCGGCGACGTACTTCGTGCGGCACCGCCGGCGCTTCCCCGCGCTCCATGTGAAGGACATGGCCCCGGACGGCGGCTTCGCCGACGTCGGCTCGGGGACGCTGGACTTCGCCGCGATGTTCGCCCACGCGCACGCGGGCGGCGTCAAGCAGTGGCTGGTGGAGCACGACAGCCCCACCGACCCGTTCGCCACGGCACGGAACAGTTACGCGTATCTGGCTGCATTGCGGTACTGA
- a CDS encoding glycine C-acetyltransferase: MFDSVRDDLQATLDEIRAAGLHKPERVIGTPQSATVAVTAGGRPGDVLNFCANNYLGLADHPEVIAAAHEALDRWGYGMASVRFICGTQEVHKELEGRLSAFLGQEDTILYSSCFDANGGVFETLLGAEDAVISDALNHASIIDGIRLSKARRFRYANRDMADLEQQLKEASEGGARRKLIVTDGVFSMDGYVAPLREICDLAERYDAMVMVDDSHAVGFVGPGGRGTPELHGVMDRVDIITGTLGKALGGASGGYVAARAEIVALLRQRSRPYLFSNTLAPVIAAASLKVIDLLESAGELRERLAANTALFRSRMTEEGFDILPGDHAIAPVMIGDASVAGRMAELLLERGVYVIGFSYPVVPQGAARIRVQLSAAHSTEDVNRAVDAFVAARAELDA; the protein is encoded by the coding sequence ATGTTCGACTCCGTACGGGACGATCTCCAGGCCACCCTCGACGAGATCCGCGCCGCGGGCCTGCACAAGCCCGAGCGCGTCATCGGCACCCCGCAGTCCGCCACGGTCGCCGTCACCGCGGGAGGCCGCCCCGGTGACGTACTGAACTTCTGCGCGAACAACTACCTCGGCCTCGCCGACCACCCCGAGGTGATCGCCGCCGCCCACGAGGCCCTGGACCGCTGGGGCTACGGCATGGCGTCCGTGCGCTTCATCTGCGGTACGCAGGAGGTGCACAAGGAGCTCGAAGGGCGCCTGTCCGCGTTCCTCGGCCAGGAGGACACGATCCTCTACTCGTCCTGCTTCGACGCCAACGGCGGAGTCTTCGAGACGCTGCTCGGCGCCGAGGACGCGGTCATCTCCGACGCGCTCAACCACGCGTCGATCATCGACGGCATCCGGCTGAGCAAGGCCCGCCGCTTCCGGTACGCCAACCGCGACATGGCCGACCTGGAGCAGCAGCTGAAGGAGGCCTCCGAGGGCGGCGCCCGCCGGAAGCTGATCGTCACCGACGGCGTCTTCTCCATGGACGGGTACGTCGCCCCGCTGCGGGAGATCTGTGACCTCGCCGAACGTTACGACGCGATGGTGATGGTCGACGACTCGCACGCCGTCGGCTTCGTCGGCCCCGGCGGTCGCGGCACGCCCGAGCTGCACGGCGTCATGGACCGCGTCGACATCATCACGGGCACGCTCGGCAAGGCGCTCGGCGGCGCCTCCGGCGGTTATGTCGCCGCCCGCGCGGAGATCGTCGCGCTCCTGCGCCAGCGTTCGCGCCCGTACCTCTTCTCGAACACGCTCGCCCCGGTGATCGCGGCGGCCTCGCTGAAGGTCATCGACCTCCTGGAGTCGGCGGGCGAACTGCGCGAGCGGCTCGCCGCGAACACGGCGCTGTTCCGCTCGCGGATGACCGAGGAGGGCTTCGACATCCTGCCGGGCGACCACGCGATCGCCCCGGTGATGATCGGCGACGCCTCGGTCGCGGGCCGCATGGCCGAGCTGCTCCTGGAGCGCGGCGTGTACGTGATCGGCTTCTCGTACCCGGTGGTGCCGCAGGGCGCGGCCCGTATCCGCGTCCAGCTGTCGGCCGCGCACTCCACGGAGGACGTGAACCGCGCGGTGGACGCGTTCGTGGCGGCGCGGGCGGAGCTGGACGCCTGA
- a CDS encoding ABC transporter substrate-binding protein has product MHARRLLTGLVPLSLVAVTATACGGDDDKTSTSDSGKKLDKVTLTLNWYPYGEHAPFYYGKQQKIFEKHGIDVDIRAGQGSQKTVQATGAGQTDFGWADTPAVLAGVDQGVKVKSLGVFLQTTPASVQFFEAQGVKSPADLKGKTIAGTAGDALTKTFPIFLAKNDMELSDVNVQNTDPAGKIAAVISGKTDALLGYASDQGPTMQNKAKKDVSYLRFSENGLNFYSNGLIAGPKTLQGRGDLAKRMTAAVSESWAVAEKNPGPAVDSMEGASEQLPPKEVLSEQFKTTLTLLHTDATKGKAPGANTEADWQQTIDVFAEAGMVKKAKPVAEYWDAAKGIKG; this is encoded by the coding sequence ATGCACGCGCGCAGACTGCTCACCGGCCTCGTCCCCCTGAGCCTTGTCGCGGTGACCGCGACGGCCTGCGGCGGCGATGACGACAAGACGAGCACCAGCGACTCCGGCAAGAAGCTCGACAAGGTGACGCTGACGCTCAACTGGTACCCGTACGGCGAACACGCGCCGTTCTACTACGGCAAGCAGCAGAAGATCTTCGAGAAGCACGGCATCGACGTCGACATCAGGGCGGGCCAGGGTTCGCAGAAGACGGTGCAGGCCACGGGCGCCGGTCAGACCGACTTCGGCTGGGCTGACACCCCGGCGGTGCTCGCGGGTGTCGACCAGGGCGTCAAGGTGAAGAGCCTGGGTGTGTTCCTGCAGACGACGCCCGCCTCGGTGCAGTTCTTCGAGGCCCAGGGCGTCAAGTCCCCCGCCGACCTCAAGGGCAAGACGATCGCGGGCACGGCGGGTGACGCGCTCACCAAGACCTTCCCGATCTTCCTCGCGAAGAACGACATGGAGCTCTCCGACGTCAACGTCCAGAACACCGACCCGGCGGGCAAGATCGCCGCGGTGATCTCCGGAAAGACGGACGCCCTGCTGGGGTACGCGAGCGACCAGGGCCCCACCATGCAGAACAAGGCCAAGAAGGACGTCTCGTATCTGCGCTTCTCCGAGAACGGCCTCAACTTCTACTCCAACGGTCTCATCGCCGGGCCCAAGACCCTTCAGGGCAGGGGTGATCTGGCCAAGCGTATGACCGCCGCGGTCAGCGAGTCGTGGGCGGTCGCCGAGAAGAACCCGGGGCCCGCGGTCGACTCGATGGAGGGCGCGTCCGAGCAACTGCCGCCCAAGGAGGTGCTGTCCGAGCAGTTCAAGACGACGCTGACCCTGCTGCACACCGACGCCACGAAGGGGAAGGCGCCGGGCGCCAACACCGAGGCGGACTGGCAGCAGACCATCGACGTCTTCGCGGAGGCGGGCATGGTCAAGAAGGCCAAGCCCGTCGCCGAGTACTGGGACGCGGCCAAGGGCATCAAGGGCTGA
- a CDS encoding LysR family transcriptional regulator, with protein sequence MRYDLDDLRLFLDIVTEGSITAGARRMHLSLPSASARVRSLEQQAGVELLIRGRRGVRPTPAGTTLARHAREVLAQTVRLENAVAGYSRSPAAPLTLLVGGSAMHRLVPRALISFLRAHPDVDVTVSESRTPKTVRRLADGEADLGVVVDDEARDCGLAMEPLGDDSLVVIGQAGGILAGRTELTYREAAEHPLVGLSPDSSLGRWIEKHLGPHAPVARHRTSVAHLHAVVALAAAGVGLAVVPRHAIDPSRPLDICELQDPWARRQHLLAWGARNPSPSPATEALAEHLRAAALP encoded by the coding sequence GTGCGCTACGACCTGGACGATCTGCGGCTCTTCCTCGACATCGTGACGGAGGGGTCGATCACGGCAGGCGCCCGCCGCATGCACCTGAGCCTTCCTTCCGCCAGCGCCAGGGTTCGCTCCCTCGAACAGCAGGCCGGTGTGGAGCTGTTGATCCGCGGGCGGAGGGGCGTGCGCCCCACTCCGGCGGGGACCACGCTCGCCCGGCACGCGCGCGAGGTCCTCGCCCAGACGGTGCGGCTCGAGAACGCCGTCGCCGGGTACAGCCGCTCTCCGGCCGCTCCGCTGACGTTGCTGGTGGGCGGTTCCGCGATGCACCGTCTTGTGCCGCGCGCCCTGATCTCGTTCCTCCGGGCGCACCCGGACGTCGACGTCACGGTGTCCGAGAGCCGTACGCCGAAGACCGTGCGGAGGCTCGCGGACGGCGAGGCGGACCTGGGTGTGGTCGTCGACGACGAGGCCCGCGACTGCGGCCTGGCGATGGAACCGCTGGGCGACGACTCCCTCGTCGTGATCGGCCAGGCCGGCGGCATCCTCGCGGGCCGGACCGAGCTGACCTACCGCGAGGCGGCGGAGCACCCGCTGGTCGGTCTCTCCCCCGACTCATCGCTGGGGCGCTGGATCGAAAAGCACCTCGGCCCGCACGCCCCGGTCGCACGCCACCGGACCAGCGTCGCCCACCTCCACGCGGTAGTCGCGCTCGCGGCGGCGGGCGTAGGCCTCGCGGTGGTCCCACGCCACGCCATCGACCCGAGCAGGCCACTCGACATCTGCGAACTACAGGACCCCTGGGCCCGAAGGCAGCACCTACTGGCATGGGGCGCCAGGAACCCATCACCGTCCCCGGCGACGGAGGCCCTCGCCGAACACTTGCGGGCGGCAGCACTGCCGTAG
- a CDS encoding Gfo/Idh/MocA family oxidoreductase, producing MTDLRLGVLGYGLRGSLARTAHRPGAGSRVTALADLDVTARTEAAVAFPGALISTDHRKVIEDPDVDAVVILTPDHTHAQLACEALREKKPVFVEKPLEIGIEACDEILRTAYETGTRLYVGHNMRHMPVVRLMRDIIRRGDIGEVKTVWVRHFVAYGGDWYFKDWHAERQHTTSLLLQKAAHDIDVLHWLAGGYTRQVQALGDLMVYGDNPHRREPGEPKSDDWYTKDGHWPPHTQRDLNPVIDVEDVSLVNMRLDNGVLASYQQCHFTPDYWRNYTVIGDAGRLENFGDGPGGVVKVWNARRSTHRPEADAEYAVPDSQDEGGHGGSDPLLIEEFVRFVREGGRTDTSPVAARMAVAAGVRATQSLRDGGTPREVPDLDPELVAYFERGQSRA from the coding sequence ATGACCGACCTCCGTCTCGGCGTCCTCGGCTACGGCTTGCGCGGTTCGCTCGCCCGCACCGCACACCGGCCGGGCGCGGGCTCCCGCGTCACCGCGCTCGCCGACCTCGACGTCACCGCGAGGACGGAGGCGGCCGTGGCCTTCCCCGGAGCACTGATATCCACCGACCACCGCAAGGTCATCGAGGACCCGGACGTCGACGCCGTGGTGATCCTCACCCCGGACCACACCCACGCACAGCTCGCCTGCGAGGCGCTGCGCGAGAAGAAGCCCGTCTTCGTGGAGAAGCCGCTCGAAATCGGCATCGAGGCCTGCGACGAGATCCTGCGGACCGCGTACGAGACGGGAACGCGCCTCTACGTAGGCCACAACATGCGCCACATGCCGGTGGTCAGGCTGATGCGCGACATCATCAGGCGCGGAGACATCGGCGAGGTCAAGACGGTCTGGGTGCGCCATTTCGTCGCCTACGGAGGCGACTGGTACTTCAAGGACTGGCACGCCGAACGGCAGCACACCACCAGCCTGTTGCTCCAGAAGGCCGCCCACGACATCGACGTACTGCACTGGCTCGCGGGCGGCTACACGCGCCAGGTGCAGGCTCTCGGCGACCTCATGGTCTACGGCGACAACCCGCACCGCCGCGAGCCGGGCGAGCCGAAGTCGGACGACTGGTACACCAAGGACGGCCACTGGCCGCCGCACACCCAGCGTGACCTCAACCCGGTCATCGACGTCGAGGACGTCTCCCTGGTCAACATGCGCCTGGACAACGGGGTGTTGGCCTCCTACCAGCAGTGCCACTTCACCCCCGACTACTGGCGCAACTACACCGTCATCGGGGACGCGGGCCGCCTGGAGAACTTCGGCGACGGCCCGGGGGGAGTGGTGAAGGTCTGGAACGCGCGCCGCTCGACCCACCGCCCCGAAGCCGACGCCGAGTACGCGGTGCCTGACTCCCAGGACGAGGGCGGGCACGGCGGCTCCGACCCGCTCCTTATCGAGGAGTTCGTACGGTTCGTGCGCGAGGGAGGGCGCACCGACACCTCGCCGGTCGCGGCCCGGATGGCGGTGGCGGCGGGCGTGCGCGCCACGCAGTCGCTCCGGGACGGGGGCACGCCGCGTGAGGTGCCGGACCTGGACCCGGAGCTGGTCGCCTACTTCGAGCGGGGGCAGAGCCGGGCCTGA
- a CDS encoding ABC transporter permease has product MSQSALQATPVKTAGVVERSRPTLRQRTAEAAEKSWRPLVLLLVCFGAWWLVAATEMVEAYLVPSPGATLDVILDKPDYLWQHSWVTTYETLLGFVIAVGVGILAAVLMVYSTTVEKTLYPILLFAQVVPKIAIAPLFVVWLGFGIAPKILIAVLIAFFPVVISMVTGLKAVDPEMLQLSATMGARPWQTFLKIRFPASLPHLFSGLKVAVTLAVTGAVVGEFVGANEGLGYVILQANGNLDTPMLFAGLLVMSLIGVVLFVLVEIAEHLLLPWHASRRDAAATTAY; this is encoded by the coding sequence GTGAGCCAGAGCGCACTGCAGGCAACTCCCGTGAAGACCGCGGGCGTTGTGGAACGCAGCCGCCCCACCCTGAGGCAACGTACCGCCGAGGCGGCCGAGAAGAGCTGGCGGCCGCTCGTCCTGCTGCTCGTCTGTTTCGGCGCCTGGTGGCTCGTCGCCGCCACCGAGATGGTCGAGGCGTACCTCGTGCCCTCGCCCGGCGCTACCCTCGACGTGATCCTCGACAAGCCCGACTACCTCTGGCAGCACAGCTGGGTCACCACGTACGAGACCCTGCTCGGCTTCGTCATCGCCGTGGGCGTCGGGATTCTCGCCGCGGTCCTCATGGTCTATTCGACGACCGTCGAGAAGACGCTCTACCCGATCCTCCTGTTCGCCCAGGTCGTCCCGAAGATCGCCATCGCCCCGCTCTTCGTCGTCTGGCTCGGCTTCGGCATCGCCCCGAAGATCCTCATCGCCGTGCTCATCGCCTTCTTCCCCGTCGTCATCTCGATGGTGACGGGCCTGAAGGCCGTCGACCCGGAGATGCTCCAGCTCTCCGCCACCATGGGCGCACGGCCCTGGCAGACCTTCCTGAAGATCCGCTTCCCGGCATCGCTCCCGCATCTCTTCTCCGGCCTCAAGGTGGCCGTCACGCTCGCCGTGACCGGCGCCGTCGTGGGCGAGTTCGTCGGCGCGAACGAAGGCCTCGGATACGTGATCCTCCAGGCCAACGGAAACCTCGACACCCCGATGCTCTTCGCGGGGCTGCTCGTCATGTCGCTGATCGGTGTCGTCCTCTTCGTGCTCGTCGAGATCGCCGAGCACCTGCTCCTGCCGTGGCACGCGAGCCGCAGGGACGCGGCAGCCACCACGGCGTACTGA
- a CDS encoding ABC transporter ATP-binding protein, producing the protein MSDEPRATAGAPAREAVRLDDVAVRFRTKKKDVTALRDVSLGVGAGEFVAIVGPSGCGKSTLLKLIAGLLAPSSGGVLLGGEQVRGPRRDIGYVFQRAALLDWRTARRNILLQAEIRGIPGAEARARADELIRMTGLGGFEDAYPHELSGGMQQRVALCRALLHEPPVLLMDEPFGALDALTREQMNVELNRIWRETGTTVLLVTHSIPEAVYLADRVVVMSPRPGTITEIIDVGLPAERSYATTLATAEFREATGRIRELLGAVSAHE; encoded by the coding sequence ATGAGTGACGAGCCACGCGCGACGGCGGGGGCCCCTGCACGGGAGGCGGTACGCCTCGACGACGTCGCCGTCCGCTTCCGTACGAAGAAGAAGGACGTCACCGCGTTGCGGGACGTCTCGCTCGGTGTCGGCGCGGGCGAGTTCGTGGCGATCGTCGGGCCTTCGGGCTGCGGCAAGTCCACCCTCCTGAAGCTGATCGCCGGCCTCCTCGCGCCCTCTTCGGGCGGTGTGCTTCTCGGCGGCGAGCAGGTGCGCGGGCCCCGCCGCGACATCGGTTACGTCTTCCAGCGGGCGGCGCTCCTCGACTGGCGCACCGCACGCCGCAACATCCTGCTCCAGGCGGAGATACGAGGAATCCCGGGAGCCGAGGCACGCGCGCGTGCCGACGAACTGATCCGCATGACCGGACTCGGCGGCTTCGAGGACGCCTATCCGCACGAGCTGTCCGGCGGCATGCAACAACGCGTCGCGCTCTGCCGGGCGTTGCTGCACGAGCCCCCGGTACTGCTCATGGACGAGCCCTTCGGGGCGCTCGACGCGCTGACGCGCGAGCAGATGAACGTCGAGCTGAACCGGATCTGGCGCGAGACCGGAACGACGGTGCTCCTGGTGACCCACTCGATCCCCGAGGCCGTGTACCTGGCGGATCGCGTCGTCGTGATGAGCCCGCGCCCCGGCACGATCACGGAAATCATCGACGTCGGCCTTCCTGCCGAGCGTTCCTACGCGACGACGCTGGCGACAGCGGAGTTCCGCGAGGCCACCGGGCGTATCCGCGAGCTGCTGGGGGCGGTGTCCGCGCACGAGTGA
- a CDS encoding LysR family transcriptional regulator: MIEARRLHILRAVADHRTVTAAAAALYLTPSAVSQQLTALEQETGHRLVERGARGVRLTPAGEILLSHTNAVLAQLERAEAELAAYSSGAAGTVTVASFATGIALVVGPALVRLATAAPGIRVRVQDAEGDASLPMVLDRQVDVAVAVEYRGAPGADDPRLTRVPLYAEPFDAVLPEAHRLADAERVPLAELAKDAWIGPFVGNPCHDVVILACEAAGFQPLLEHWSDDFRAVVALASAGAGVALVPRSALRGMDVSGVVIRPVEGAAPTRRVFAAVRCGAEEHPLIRPVLDALGEAAG, from the coding sequence ATGATCGAAGCGCGGCGGCTGCACATCCTCCGTGCGGTGGCAGACCACCGCACGGTCACGGCCGCTGCCGCCGCGCTCTATCTCACGCCGTCGGCGGTCTCCCAGCAGCTGACCGCCCTGGAGCAGGAGACCGGCCACCGCCTGGTCGAGCGGGGTGCCCGCGGGGTCAGGCTGACCCCGGCGGGCGAGATCCTGCTCTCCCACACGAACGCGGTCCTCGCCCAGCTGGAACGGGCCGAGGCGGAGCTGGCCGCGTACAGCTCGGGCGCGGCGGGGACGGTCACCGTGGCGTCCTTCGCCACGGGGATCGCCCTGGTGGTCGGCCCCGCCCTCGTGCGCCTTGCGACCGCCGCGCCCGGTATCCGCGTACGGGTCCAGGACGCGGAGGGTGACGCGAGCCTGCCGATGGTGCTCGACCGGCAGGTCGACGTCGCCGTCGCGGTGGAGTACCGGGGCGCTCCGGGCGCGGACGATCCGCGGCTGACGCGCGTCCCGCTGTACGCGGAGCCGTTCGACGCCGTGCTCCCGGAGGCGCACCGCCTCGCGGACGCGGAGCGTGTGCCCCTCGCGGAGCTGGCCAAGGACGCCTGGATCGGGCCCTTCGTCGGCAACCCCTGCCATGACGTGGTGATCCTCGCCTGCGAGGCCGCGGGCTTCCAGCCTCTGCTCGAACACTGGTCGGACGATTTCCGTGCGGTGGTCGCCTTGGCGTCGGCCGGCGCGGGCGTGGCGCTCGTGCCCCGGTCCGCGCTGCGGGGGATGGACGTCTCGGGGGTGGTGATCCGCCCGGTGGAGGGCGCCGCTCCTACCCGCCGGGTCTTCGCCGCGGTGCGGTGCGGGGCGGAGGAGCATCCGCTGATCCGCCCGGTGCTCGACGCGCTGGGGGAAGCGGCGGGGTGA
- a CDS encoding LacI family DNA-binding transcriptional regulator translates to MASTAGVSPATASRALNGTTRVREDLRRRVLEAADQLGYIPNAHAQALASSSNNTVGVICHDVGDPYFAAIASGVMAAAAEQDLLVMLASTFRAPAREIAYVSMLRAQRARAILLIGSGFQDPAWERALESELAPYIRDGGRVAVVSRHRSLRVDTVQPENRAGAGALARALLALGHREFAVLTGPERLTTVADRLAGFRAALAEAGVPLPPERIVEGAFTRDGGHAAALELLRRGQRPTCVFAVTDVMAVGALGALRERGLRVPDDVSLAGFDDIPLVRELTPPLTTVALPLRQMGRDVMALALRERAARSRVERVRGEVVLRASTVAPG, encoded by the coding sequence GTGGCCAGTACCGCCGGGGTCTCCCCCGCCACCGCTTCGCGGGCCCTGAACGGTACGACGCGCGTGCGCGAGGACCTGCGGCGCCGGGTGCTCGAAGCGGCGGATCAACTCGGCTACATCCCCAACGCCCATGCACAGGCGCTCGCCAGCTCGTCGAACAACACCGTGGGCGTCATCTGTCACGACGTCGGCGACCCCTACTTCGCGGCCATCGCGAGCGGGGTCATGGCCGCGGCGGCCGAACAGGACCTGCTCGTCATGCTGGCCAGCACCTTCCGCGCTCCGGCGCGGGAGATCGCGTACGTCTCGATGCTGCGGGCGCAGCGGGCGCGCGCGATCCTGCTGATCGGCTCGGGCTTCCAGGACCCGGCGTGGGAACGGGCGTTGGAGTCCGAGCTCGCCCCCTACATACGAGACGGCGGCCGCGTCGCCGTGGTCAGCCGGCACCGCAGCCTCCGCGTGGACACGGTGCAGCCCGAGAACCGGGCGGGGGCAGGTGCGTTGGCGCGGGCTCTACTGGCCCTGGGCCACCGGGAGTTCGCCGTCCTCACCGGCCCCGAACGCCTCACCACGGTCGCGGACCGCCTGGCCGGTTTCCGCGCGGCACTGGCCGAGGCCGGCGTCCCCCTTCCCCCGGAGCGGATCGTGGAGGGCGCCTTCACCCGGGACGGCGGCCATGCGGCCGCGCTCGAACTGCTGCGGCGGGGGCAGCGGCCCACGTGCGTCTTCGCGGTGACGGACGTGATGGCCGTGGGGGCGTTGGGCGCCCTGCGCGAGCGGGGACTCCGGGTGCCGGACGACGTATCGCTCGCGGGCTTCGACGACATCCCACTGGTCAGGGAACTCACGCCGCCCCTCACCACCGTGGCGCTGCCGCTGAGGCAGATGGGCCGAGACGTCATGGCCCTGGCGCTGCGCGAACGGGCGGCCAGGTCGCGGGTCGAGAGGGTGCGGGGGGAGGTCGTGCTGCGGGCCAGCACAGTTGCGCCGGGGTAG
- a CDS encoding sulfite exporter TauE/SafE family protein, which produces MAELLLVLVAGVTAGALNSVGGGGTFVALPALVAVGLSPVTANATSTIALVPGAVASGWVYRRELAPLGATSTKALTTVSVVGGGLGATLLLALPAASFDAAVPWLLAFATVVLAFGRRLSRAVSGRLGREIGIGARGVLTGQFCLALYGGYFGGAVGIMMFALWGIGLGLDTAAGNPMRVTQIAAINLSASALLLVASDALSAPLTLATMLIGALAGGFTGAHFARRLSDRLLRGIILTSAVTMTALYFVRDVRG; this is translated from the coding sequence GTGGCAGAACTTCTCCTCGTACTGGTGGCAGGCGTCACCGCCGGAGCGCTGAACTCCGTCGGCGGCGGAGGCACGTTCGTGGCGCTGCCCGCCCTCGTCGCGGTCGGCCTGTCCCCCGTGACGGCGAACGCGACCTCGACCATCGCCCTCGTGCCCGGAGCCGTGGCCAGCGGGTGGGTCTACCGACGCGAACTCGCCCCGCTCGGCGCGACGTCCACGAAAGCGCTGACCACGGTCAGCGTGGTCGGGGGCGGGCTCGGCGCCACGCTGCTCCTCGCCCTCCCCGCGGCGTCGTTCGACGCCGCGGTGCCGTGGCTGCTCGCGTTCGCCACGGTGGTCCTCGCCTTCGGCCGCCGCCTGTCCCGCGCGGTGAGCGGCAGGCTCGGCCGCGAGATCGGCATCGGCGCGCGGGGCGTACTGACAGGCCAGTTCTGCCTCGCTCTGTACGGGGGATACTTCGGCGGGGCCGTAGGCATCATGATGTTCGCCCTGTGGGGCATCGGCCTCGGCCTCGACACCGCGGCCGGCAACCCGATGCGGGTCACGCAGATCGCGGCCATCAACCTCAGCGCGAGCGCACTGCTCCTCGTCGCCTCGGACGCGCTGAGCGCTCCGCTCACCCTCGCCACCATGCTGATCGGCGCGCTGGCCGGCGGCTTCACCGGCGCCCACTTCGCGCGCCGCCTCTCCGACCGGCTGCTGCGCGGCATCATCCTGACCTCCGCCGTGACGATGACCGCCCTGTACTTCGTGCGCGATGTGCGTGGTTGA
- the tdh gene encoding L-threonine 3-dehydrogenase has translation MKALVKEKAEPGLRLMDVPEPVIGHGDVLIKVLRTGICGTDLHIRAWDGWAQQAIAAPLVVGHEFVGEVVETGRDVVDIKVGDRVSGEGHLVCGKCRNCQAGRRHLCRATVGLGVGRDGAFAEFVALPAANVWVHRVPVDLDVAAIFDPFGNAVHTALSFPLVGEDVLITGAGPIGLMAAAVARHAGARNVVITDVSEERLELARKVGASLALNVAETSITEGQRALGLREGFDVGLEMSGNPVAMRDMLANMTHGGKIAMLGLPAEEFAVDWSRIVTSMITIKGIYGREMFETWYAMSVLLEGGLDLAPVITGRYGHRDFEAAFDDAASGRGGKVILDWTS, from the coding sequence TTGAAGGCGCTGGTCAAGGAGAAAGCGGAGCCGGGTCTCCGGCTGATGGACGTACCGGAGCCGGTCATCGGCCACGGGGACGTCCTGATCAAGGTGCTGCGCACCGGGATCTGCGGGACCGATCTGCACATCCGGGCCTGGGACGGCTGGGCGCAGCAGGCGATCGCGGCGCCGCTGGTCGTCGGGCACGAGTTCGTCGGCGAGGTCGTGGAGACCGGGCGTGACGTCGTCGACATCAAGGTCGGCGACCGGGTCAGCGGCGAGGGCCACCTCGTCTGCGGCAAGTGCCGCAACTGCCAGGCGGGCCGCCGCCACCTGTGCCGCGCCACGGTCGGCCTCGGCGTCGGCAGGGACGGGGCGTTCGCCGAGTTCGTCGCGCTGCCCGCCGCCAACGTGTGGGTGCACCGCGTCCCCGTCGATCTCGATGTGGCCGCGATCTTCGACCCGTTCGGCAACGCGGTGCACACCGCGCTGTCCTTCCCGCTGGTCGGCGAGGACGTGCTGATCACCGGCGCCGGGCCGATCGGCCTGATGGCAGCCGCTGTGGCCCGGCACGCGGGCGCCCGCAACGTCGTCATCACCGACGTCAGCGAGGAGCGTCTGGAGCTCGCCCGCAAGGTCGGCGCGAGCCTGGCGCTGAACGTCGCCGAGACCTCGATCACCGAAGGGCAGCGCGCACTGGGCCTGCGCGAGGGATTCGACGTCGGCCTGGAGATGTCCGGCAACCCCGTCGCGATGCGCGACATGCTCGCCAACATGACGCACGGCGGCAAGATCGCCATGCTCGGTCTGCCGGCCGAGGAGTTCGCCGTCGACTGGTCCCGGATCGTCACGTCCATGATCACCATCAAGGGCATCTACGGCCGGGAGATGTTCGAGACCTGGTACGCCATGTCCGTGCTGCTCGAAGGCGGCCTCGACCTCGCTCCCGTGATCACCGGGCGCTACGGCCACCGTGACTTCGAGGCGGCCTTCGACGACGCGGCGAGCGGCCGCGGCGGCAAGGTCATCCTCGACTGGACCTCCTGA